The following are encoded in a window of Thiohalobacter sp. IOR34 genomic DNA:
- a CDS encoding DUF4124 domain-containing protein, with product MRCARGGLLVLLFSAGLAAAEVYRWTDAEGRVHFGDRPPASGAEVVPLRSAPSAAGAPDEAERRARQQRLLQAYGEERLKKKEAARRQAADAAARRRRCLDVRDRLRRYQRGVPLYRLDDAGRRVYLEEAQRAALIGRLQRAERELCQ from the coding sequence ATGAGATGCGCGAGAGGCGGCTTGCTGGTCCTGCTGTTCAGCGCCGGGCTGGCGGCGGCCGAGGTCTATCGCTGGACGGACGCCGAAGGTCGGGTGCATTTCGGCGACCGGCCGCCGGCCTCCGGTGCCGAGGTGGTGCCGCTGCGCTCCGCGCCGTCAGCGGCCGGGGCGCCGGACGAGGCCGAGCGGCGGGCGCGCCAGCAACGCCTGTTGCAGGCCTATGGCGAGGAGCGGCTGAAGAAGAAGGAAGCGGCGCGGCGCCAGGCCGCGGATGCCGCCGCGCGGCGCCGGCGCTGCCTCGACGTGCGCGACCGGCTGAGGCGTTATCAGCGCGGCGTGCCACTGTACCGGCTCGACGACGCCGGTCGCCGGGTCTATCTGGAGGAGGCACAGCGGGCAGCCTTGATCGGCCGGCTGCAGCGGGCCGAGCGCGAGTTGTGTCAGTAG